The DNA window CACAGTTTTAGCTCTATAGCAAAAAAGTTCTGGTCCTATAAATTGTCTCTGAAAATACATGCTGACCACAGTTGTGATAGGCCACTGTGAGTCTGGGGAAAGAGCTTTATGGCACATTTAAATTCTTTGATATGGACTGATATTGGACGTAGGTGGACATATGTGGCTGCAGTGTGGTTCACACTCATCTTGTAATTCATGTGCTGGAAGGACCATCTTTTCCTGCCTTGTGGAGATGAAAGGGAAAAGAGCAGAGTGATGGGGCTGAGGATGGAGGGAGTCATGATTCGCATGCTAGAGGTTAAGGCTCATTGTTGCCAATCATTAATCCCTTCCCTTATGGTCAACTTACAATAGTCAGATTCATTTCAATATTGTTTCCTTTCTAAACTATATCAttgttgttggggcagctggcccaatccctgtgttcaggggcgtggctgccccaggggagaaaggtaccctTAAAAAGACCGGGTCCCGGAAGGACGACCCTGATTTTTGTCCCCCGCGTTACCCTCTGCTttgctggacccttggctctgtaagttcccttatttctccttttattaaaactgatttattataaaaggactatttttggttatttccaaactccttcGACCGCCGGTACACATTGTAGTTGAAGAGATGGCAAGAAAATGACTGATAGAAGCTATCTTTTCACAACAGTGGGTTTTAATTTGGGGAGTAGCTCACAAGCAAGAGAGAGTACCTTTGAGGAGACTGGATGTTCAGTGGTAGATTTCCAGCATACTGGAAGATCTAAAATTCTCAAAACCTCACATTTCAGGGCAATGCTTACATTCCACCTTCCCCAAACCCATCTTATTCAAGgtggaaattctcaaagaagtgTATAAATCCTGTCTACCTCTGTAAAGATGAAGTCAGATAAAGAGTTCCAAGCTGATGATGTTTTGCACCCTCCCATTTATTGTAAGGGATGTCTCATGTGGAGTCCCTTGTACACAGACCAACCTTTGCTGGGCCTAtccatcttctttcttctattcTCTCTTTCCAAAGGAATTTTAGTGTCTTATAGGGTTTGTACGAGACAGGCCAGCCAGTTGTAACCTTTCACACACATGCAGTTgagtattatttataatttttgaataAATGTCCTTCCATCTGCAACAAAACAGATTTACCTGATGGGTACCATGTGAATTAAGATGAATAAATGCAGTGAAACATTTTTACTTATATGTAGAACCTATGAAAACTTAATTTATAGAATCTCAGAAGAAGAGTGgaaaaccaagggaaaaaaagagtaagagaaGTAAGGAAATGCATGTTAGGATAGACAAATTTTCAGTAATAAAATGAACCAATTCTAGATCTTTAGAAATTGCTAAGGTGCTGAAATTCTTACCTCGGAAACATGTACACATGAGTTTCACATCCAACAACTATAGAAACATAAATGACGCTTCCTGCTCCTATAATaactgaggcagagacaagagaatctctGGGTCTGGCTAATAAGCCAGCCTAGCTGGACTCATGAGCTTCAGATTCTCcaacacatacactcacaaagaTGAGCAAATTCTGAGGCTCTAAAATACACATAAGTAACTATACTTAATGCTTCTTGTGAGGAAAATGTTAAAACAGGTCTTAAAAGTTCTCCTCTCAAGAAATTGGTTGTAGATAGATGGATTTTAGagcttctattgctatgaagaaacaacGTGACAGAAAGCAAGTTCGGGAGCAAaagatttatgtttttcttacacTTCCAAGTAACAGTTTATCACTAAGACAAGGacaggcaggagctcaaggcatgaACCTGAAGGCAAGGACTGAAGCAGCAGCCATAGATGAATCTGTGTGCATGCTTCCTTCCACTGGCttgtttagcctgctttcttagaaacCTTCAGGTCACCTTCCAAGGATTTACACAATCTACTGTGAGCAGAATCCTTCCACATCAAACATTAATCAAGGAAGTGTCTGAAAGTCTGTCCATATGACAATCTGGTGGGTACATTTTTTTCAGTGGGAGTTCTCTTTCTCAAAATCACTCTTTTGTTGTTGACATGAAAGTACAGAGCAATATATAGCATATGATTTAATTATGGTAatcatttttcattatatatatgcatatatgtgcatataggAAGTTTTCACCatatataatcttaaaataaaatttcattttcaatcaTACTACAATAAATCTGGGGAAATGGTGGCTTCAAAAAAGTCAAGGATTTGCAGAAGTCAACATAGAAAAGTATTATACAAATGTTTATAAGAGTGTATCATTGTCTGTTAAAACCTTCCTTAGTATCCCcattattacacacacatgcagactgtCCTTTAATAGTTAAATCCTATCAggtttcttaatattttctgtttAGTGTATAAAGGCAATAAATGCTATTTGACTATCTTAACTTAGATTTTTTGATTTGgcaagaaaagtagctaagaaaaAACTGTCCAGCAAATTTTATTCTGTTGCTGTAGAAAAAGGCAAGACTAATGTCCAAAAATAGACTGTAAATCAACCATTGTTTTACAAACTGTGACAAATACATAATTTGTATAAATTGATTAATATTCTCAATGTCACAAAACAATATAGAATATGCAAATATGCAGTTTATATTATattcacattttatatatgtatatgttagtTCTTGAATACATACTACCTGCTTTTAGGACATGATTGAGCATATATACAtgattgaataaaatatttacattattcaAAAACACAATTTTGATGTTACAGATACGGTTAGAATGTTCTATTCTCTGCACAGGAAAAACAGAGGGGAGATTCACAGAGTTAATGACTGATCAGCAAAAAGGGACTCACATTTGGGAAACCTGCAACGACTATTGAACCCATGTTTACCAGGAAGAATCCTGGATTATTTGAAAGGGACATATTAATTTGTAAAATGCAAGAAAGGGCGTAAAATGAGACAAAAGTGCTCACCAAGAGCAGAATAACCTTTGTGGCTCTGGACTCAGCAGAGGATTTGAGGGACAAGTTGCTTCTATGAATGTGCTTCATTTTCTGCTTGTGTCTGTAGAGGATGCAGACCATGGAGCTACTGGACCAAATCATCACAACACAAAAAATACATCAGGGCTTGTGTGTAATACTGCAGCGAGAATGTCAATGGCTTTGTCATGACGAACGGCAGAACAGAATCCAAACCATTTTAGATTTGTCATATTCCTATGGTTCAATCTTGCAGTTATATACATAGGAAAATCAATGTTTTTTTTATGAGGGCCAGGATCCAACTTATGTATACACTAGCAACAATGTAACTGGGAGCTTGGACTTTAAGGTGTGTCCACCTGGAGCCCATTGGGCTGATGGTAATGGCCTGGAAGATGCTTAAGAAGCAGGTGCTGGTGAGAGACACATTCCTCCCTACCCTGTGAAGATAGAAGATCTGTTTGCATCCAAAATCATTGAGGAAGTTTTTCAAACCTAAAGTTTCCATTGTGTGGGGAACTCCTTTAGACAGAAGAGTTAAAAGGTTAGCTGCAATCAAGTGCTGCAGAATCCAATCTGTGAGCCTTAACCTGATCCCAGTGAAGTAAAGCAGAAGATAGTTGTAGACTAAGAAGGAGTTGCCCAGGATTGCACTTGCAGATTGTgataaaaacatcatttttacaACCATATCACTGGCTTCCATAATGTCACTCTTGTGGTCTCAGGATCATGGCATGTGAAGTTGATGCATGGGCTGCTTGTTATATACTGTGTTCTATATCCATAATAAGACTAACGCAAAatccttctttgatttttttaaacaactaatCAAAAAGTAGCATTATAACCTAAAAGAGAATGTATAATGTATAACTCCTATCTTTGAATATATGGTAATACAGTTTAGTCTATATTTACAGTCAGTGTGGAATCCCCTACTCTGACTCCAGTTATGCAGATGAGGAAAAGTGAGATAAGATCATCTGAGTGAATTATTTGTAAATTTATGATTGATTGATAAAGTGAGGACTTTCAAAGTCCATAAAGTCAACAGTTAGGCTACTGGAATCCCCAATGACTTGTAAAACCATTCAATTCAGTACTTAAAATGAATATCCAGATACTTAGGTTTGATTATTATACATTTATACCTTTTCAAAAttactgtttctgtgtgttttgtagtGGATAttttgtttccatgtgtgtgttaCTGTTTCTTGCACGAGTGAGTACCTATTCTTAGAGAACACTGGGTATTTTAATGTACAGCAGGAACTATAACCCTACAGGAACCATTGTCAGGAGAAATCATATACATCAGTGCAAAATTGTCCCACATTTCAGATAGCTGCCTTTGCCTTTtggattatttatatttgttaaaaacaattaaaataatagccTAATGGAAACCAATCATAATCACATGTTTTTCcttaatttcaataaaaaaacacataataaaagtgtgtggtgcacacacagtACAACTAGGAATCTGATGACATATTTCAGTGCTAATTGGTACCTGAGCAATGATCTGTGAGCACAAACATAAGGTATGCTCACTATGCATACATTCTGTCTTTTGTCCGCATCAAGATTTGTGCTTTGTAAACCTTGAAGTATTTGAGGTTGTACAAAAGGCACTTTAGTTAAGGCCactagctgcttttccaaaggacccaagttcaattcctagcataaACGATTGTTCAGACAGTCATGGGggttccaacaccctcttctggactttaaTTATTtcagacacacatgtgatacacagatgtacataatttcatatacacaaaatgaaaGTAAAGGGAATACACCTCAACTTTCCAATTCTTactattaaagaataaataaataaaatatagcattCATTAGAAAAACCATTAGATTCACATTGTAATTAAACTTAGATTGTAATATCTAAACAGTCAATTTGCTCCTCTATATCATTATATATTCTACTATCAAATTAGTCcagaatatatactatatatgcatatatacacatatatgtcaattaacatatatgcatacacatgcgtgTATATATGCTGGAATAATTCTATagtgtattataaatatatatgatacatatatatgtgtatgtttatttatatCAATTAAGGAAGAATGATGTAAATGATGTAAAAGCATGATGGTCCACATCTGCCAGGCAGTGTCTAACTTGCTAAACAATGGTGGTGATTTTTGTGTAAAGGTCTCTGAGTATGACTTAGGAGGGCAGTAGCTGCATCACAATCTCAGAATACTTGGCTTTCGAGGTAGATACAGTCTCTCTCTCCACCAATGGCCTCATAGGTCAGAGTTTAAGATTTTCTACTCAAGCACACTACATGCAAATATGCTTTCATACATGCTTCCATGATTCATTtaccttcctcccactctctgaAGCACCTCTCAAGAATATATAGAATCACCTCATCAGCAGGAAGGATTACCATGATCATGGCTGAGCAGTAGATCAGTTTTAAAACATTGCATTCCAGCTTTCAGTATCTGAAAAAATGACAAGAATTCCAATGAGTGGAGGATTGATAAAGATAAGAACGTCAGAGACTGTGTTCTGTGTCTATTACCTCATGTTCGTTTTGCCTGTGTCCTGAGTTTGTGCTGCATTCAGGTTTTTCTTAAGTTGCCAGGTGGCTTTGTTATGCTACTTAATTCCAAGTTGCTTTTCTGGAAGTCTTGATTAGCTGGAGTCTTCAGATGAGTTTTGCTCTGTGGATTCTGTCTCACAGACTCTATGAGTGCATGCCAAGAGCTGTTTATCTTCTTAGAATGGCTATCTCACAGCAGTCTTATGGTCTTATGGTCCCTGACATATTCTGGTGGGAGCCACCAGTGCCTGAGATATGGGTATATTATTCTGTGATCTCACCTCCCAACAGACCTGCAATTACCTTTTCACCTTCAGTAGTAATGTGTTCATAACTTTGCATAAGGCAGGTGGAAACTTTTCTGAGCATCTTTTCCCAGATGTCAGGTATCAAAAACAATTTCAAGTTTCTTGCTATCCTCTAAATGAGGTGTTGCAGTTTGAAGCTGCTGATATCTGTTCAGTTTCCTGGAGACCAGTAtggattgtagtgaggagctgtgggctgtgttctgctgcctggctcctggccgcctggctagcttatgccccaaaataacaacacacaaattgtattcttttaaacactgcctggcccattagtttcagcctcttactcagatcttgattaacccatatctaataatctgtgtagcaccacaaagtggtgccttactgggaagattctagcttatgtTCATCTTGGGCTggggcttcatcacatctgtctcactgaggagaggcagggaaattgtctgagccatctacctcacttccttcttcctgttctgtctaccccacccgcctaaatcttgccctatcaaaaagtcaaggcagtttctttattaaccaatgagagtagagtcctccatcaatggaTGATGAAATTCTGATGTCTATCTTCCATACACCATTGAGGTAagtttacatttttctattttgtgattAAGTGATATGTTATGTGACCAAATCCAGTTTGTCTATTTCTGAAGTGAGAGATCTGTCTTTAATCCAGTTTCTGGCATTTTGGTGtgtcaaaatattttttgtgtctaATTCATAACTTTGATTTTCCTACTAatttgtctttcattagaaatCAAATAGGCAGCCAGACAGGCAATGAAGgtccacagctttaatcccagctcatgGTAGGTAAAGGCAGGTGAAtttccatgagtctgaggccagcctggtatgcaGAGTTAGTTTCAagacagacaggactacacacacagacatagacacacacagagacacaaaacaatccaagaagcaaaaaaaaacccaccaccaccaccaaaacataCAAGTTTTATCAgggataaaaatataataatgtaatataatgtatgagatatataatttaatatactaTGAAAAAATCTAACACATCAAATTGGgactaaacaaacaaagaagaatgaagatCCTAAGAGAAGTCACAGAAACTGAGACCCCCTTATTCACACAGGtaggaatctcataaaaacactaaactggaagctacAATATATAATAAGCAAAGAACAAGGTGCAGACCCATGCTGAcctcagtgtctgtgagttcatatgagcttgatcatgttgatttagtcggtcttattttcttggtgtcttgAATTTTCCCTGCTCTTACACTTTTCTTCATGTCCTTTTCCATTAAAATCTCTCAGCTCTTTGGGATGTGGTTTGATAAAGACATACCATGTAGGACTGAGTGTTTCAAATTTTCTCAGTCTGCgtaatgtctgtctgtgggtctctgtattcatTTCCATCTGCTGCAGTAGCAAGCTAGTGGgtacagaaaaaatacaaaagagacCAAGACACTACTGGTAAAGAGGCCTTCAGGAGGGCTAAAGGCCTTGGATTCAATGAATGAATACAAAAGAGAGCAAGAGACTACTGGTAAAGAGGCCTTTAGGGGGGCTAAAGGCCTTGGATCCAATGGGATAGGTCAGACAGTGAAAAGGGAGCTAGCAATGTACTCATGATAGAAGATACATCTCAACCCTGACCTTTAACACAAGGGAACATTATATTTTCCACAGGGAGGAGCAATTTGGAAAGTTAAGGAACTTCCATGGGTTGTCAGTGTTCCATTCTGATATGAGACATGGATGCACTGAAACAGTATGGGCATACATGTTTCTTGGTATCCTGCCAGAACAGAGGATCTGGCTGTAGTTGAAGGCTCAACATGCTGTATCACGTTCTTGTTACCTCCTTTATCTGAGCTGAGTTTGTCAGTACAGGTCATATTCAAAAATTATAGCAGAGATAAGCAGGGGTCATAGGAGTACCTGGCTTCTTGGGAAGAAAAGTGGAGTAAGAAGACTTGACTCAGAGAAATTGTCCAGACTGTATCTTTTGATTAATGTCAGAAGAAAGGCAGTAAAACTAGGGGACTCAAGAAAGTTGACAAATTCAGTGCAATTTGTAGGACaatactcatttttattattacattttaattatatactcattttattatataagtattttattatctacttattgttattattacatcTCCATTGATAGCAGTTATGTGATCACAGTACTTCAGAGAAGCCTGCTTTACAGGCTCAAGATCATACAACACACAACTGTGCTGTTTTCAGAATAACACCTTAGGTGTGTGACCATCAGTTATCCTAACAAGTCTCTAGAAATTTAGCAAAACTGCAGAGATTGCCATGTTCCTATCCaaatatatgtctttttttcatttcatgttcTCACTGAGAAATATCAACATTGTCATTTCTGAGCACATGCCATAAGTGTATTATATTCTCACACAACCTTACTCTAAGTTTAACTCTGGATGTCACAGTGCTCTTCATCCATTATGTTCTTCCCAGCACAACTATATTGAAAAAATCTAGGTGAAGATTAGGAACTCTTTTTATGCTTTGCTGATTCTTGCTCATATTTTATTGTAGTAGCCAATTATCTTCAGAACACCAGGATCCACTGGTACTTGCTTGGAGAAGGCAGAGATCCTGCTGACCCCAGGTAAAAATGTTTATAACCCTTGAGTGTTTCACAATATTGGGAAATCATGTTGAAAATTGTAAAATTATAAGTAAGGACTCCAAATAAGTGCACTCTGTGTTAGTGGGGAAGGACATTTAGTCAAGGTGCTGTAAGTATAGGGTTAAAATTTCCAGTCACAGGTGTGAGCTGCATTTCCTCCTCCACATTTCATTACCTTTTTTGCCATTGTAGATGGGTAattgaaagaacaaaatgagCCATTATTGCAAAAGATATAACACTTTACTTTCAGGACAGTCTAGGAGACAAACAAGAGCTGATGTCAGAGTACTGCATAGCATAAAAAAttatgatatcttgaaatttgtgtgaaaatggatgaatctagaaaacatcatattgagtgaggtaactcagtcccagaaagacaaatattatatgtactcactcataagtggcttttagacataaagcaaataaaaccagcctacaattcacaatcccccagaacctagacaacattgAGTACCCTAAAAGAGATATacacggatctaatctacatgggaagtagaaacacAAAAggtctcccgagtaaattgggagcatggaatctatgggagagggtagaagaggcagggagaagaagagaggggattggaggaaaatatatagctcagtaaaagcaattttaaaaagaaaagctgatgTATCCTCTATGCTGGCTTCTGCAGTTCCAGAAGTCACTATTCAAGCTGATGCAGGTGAATTGTCCCTGAGAGCTTGGTCATTTATGGTTTTGGTGTACTACTCTGTCAGTATACTGAATAAATTGTGTCTAGGGATGCAATAGTAGCTTGGCAATTACAGCAGTAGCCAAATGATTACTGAatgcatttaagatgtttcaCAAGAAGTTTATGGTATTTTGTTCTTACCAGGGTAGAGAAATTTAGCTGGAGAGGTCTTAGGGCCTATAGGTGAGACCAATGCTATTGTATTGATTAATGAACATTATGACAGGGCACACTGCTTCTTGAACCTTGTtgcttatacccatagattattTGTAACATTGGCTTCAGTAATAAATTTTGTATACTTCCAGTGTGCCGCTGTTATTGCATAATGGTACATTCATTGAATTGTTGAAAATAAGTGGTCATTGATGTGGTATACATTGGTCAATTCTCAGGCATAAATTATAGAATTTAGACCGACATATGTTTTAGCATTTAAAGACTGTCAGAAAATAATGGAGGGAATGTAAAGACTgtatgagacagaaaaaaatgacatattgtgTAGCTACTTTCTCATATTTGGAACAATTTCTCTTAGAGGTAAGAATAACTCAAGAGACTCAGGAGGGATAAAGAACAGTAATGCTTAAGAGTCCTAGAGAAAGTTTATTGTGGGCTTAGAAATCAAGTGGCAAAGGAa is part of the Arvicola amphibius chromosome 8, mArvAmp1.2, whole genome shotgun sequence genome and encodes:
- the LOC119821738 gene encoding LOW QUALITY PROTEIN: vomeronasal type-1 receptor 4-like (The sequence of the model RefSeq protein was modified relative to this genomic sequence to represent the inferred CDS: inserted 1 base in 1 codon; deleted 2 bases in 1 codon), translating into MEASDMVVKMMFLSQSASAILGNSFLVYNYLLLYFTGIRLRLTDWILQHLIAANLLTLLSKGVPHTMETLGLKNFLNDFGCKQIFYLHRVGRNVSLTSTCFLSIFQAITISPMGSRWTHLKVQAPSYIVASVYISWILALIKNIDFPMYITARLNHRNMTNLKWFGFCSAVRHDKAIDILAAVLHTSPDVFFVLXMIWSSSSMVCILYRHKQKMKHIHRSNLSLKSSAESRATKVILLLVSTFVSFYALSCILQINMSLSNNPGFFLVNMGSIVVAGFPNVSPFLLISH